One Mycolicibacterium crocinum DNA window includes the following coding sequences:
- a CDS encoding cytochrome P450 — translation MRPPGLPAPKPFSALFGGLYAAAYGLGGQPLVHQAIKRLGPVVALPVLGFGPVVAVADAALAKEVFTAKPDVLLGGEGVGPAAAIYGSESMFVQEEPEHLRRRRLLTPPLHGTALDDYVPAIQAATRAAMATWPVGTPMRMLEAARDLTFDVIVQVMFGVEDPAEVRRLGEPFDELLALAISPETPLRYSLRRVGGLRTWGSLAAVNRRIDEIVFGVIAERRANPRPGGGILSMLIDARGEDGERMSDKEIRADLITLVLAGHETTATTLAWLVDLLLHHPQAMELVQAEAQSGASAFTEAVISETLRLRPPAPITGRMTAGHYRLGDYTLQPGTRIVLLLDVINRDPESYPEPDEFRPERFVGARPHPYAWIPFGGGIKRCIGASFAMCELVTVLHTMLREGRFEPVSPHLEIPRSGATPVLVPRNGALVYFSHETRSQPVVCR, via the coding sequence ATGCGCCCGCCTGGTCTTCCCGCGCCAAAGCCATTTTCTGCCTTGTTCGGCGGCCTGTATGCGGCCGCGTACGGCCTGGGCGGTCAGCCGTTGGTCCATCAAGCCATCAAGCGGTTGGGGCCGGTGGTGGCTTTGCCGGTGTTGGGCTTCGGACCGGTGGTGGCCGTCGCCGATGCCGCGCTGGCCAAAGAGGTGTTCACCGCCAAGCCTGATGTGTTGCTCGGCGGCGAAGGGGTCGGGCCCGCCGCGGCGATCTACGGGTCGGAGTCGATGTTCGTCCAGGAGGAACCCGAACACCTGCGTCGACGGCGCCTGCTCACCCCGCCCCTGCATGGGACCGCCCTCGACGACTACGTACCGGCAATCCAAGCCGCCACTCGTGCCGCGATGGCGACCTGGCCGGTCGGAACGCCGATGCGGATGCTCGAGGCCGCCCGCGACCTCACGTTCGACGTAATCGTCCAGGTGATGTTCGGCGTCGAGGACCCGGCCGAGGTCAGACGCCTCGGCGAGCCTTTCGACGAGTTGCTCGCGCTGGCGATCTCGCCGGAAACCCCGCTTCGCTATTCACTTCGCAGGGTCGGCGGGCTCCGAACGTGGGGCAGCCTCGCTGCGGTCAATCGGAGGATCGACGAAATCGTGTTCGGCGTGATTGCGGAGCGCCGCGCCAACCCACGACCCGGCGGCGGAATTCTGTCGATGTTGATCGACGCTCGGGGTGAAGATGGCGAAAGGATGTCCGACAAGGAGATTCGTGCGGACCTGATCACGCTGGTGCTGGCCGGTCACGAGACGACGGCGACCACCCTTGCCTGGCTGGTCGATCTGTTGCTACACCATCCGCAGGCGATGGAGCTGGTTCAGGCCGAGGCTCAGTCGGGTGCGTCAGCCTTCACCGAGGCGGTGATCAGCGAGACGCTGCGCCTGCGGCCGCCCGCACCCATAACCGGGCGCATGACGGCCGGTCACTACCGGCTCGGTGACTACACGCTGCAGCCGGGGACGCGGATCGTGCTGCTACTCGATGTCATCAACCGCGACCCCGAAAGCTACCCCGAGCCGGACGAGTTTCGCCCCGAACGGTTCGTCGGCGCACGACCGCACCCCTACGCCTGGATCCCCTTCGGCGGCGGCATCAAGCGCTGTATCGGCGCCAGTTTTGCGATGTGCGAGCTGGTCACCGTGCTGCACACCATGCTGCGCGAGGGCCGATTCGAGCCGGTCAGCCCGCATCTGGAGATCCCCAGGTCAGGCGCGACGCCGGTGCTGGTACCCCGCAACGGCGCGCTGGTGTACTTCTCTCACGAAACCCGCAGCCAGCCGGTCGTATGCCGGTAG
- a CDS encoding SDR family oxidoreductase produces MATTNLRDRVVVVTGGARGIGAATASAFVRAGAKVAIGDVDVEQSERTAAAIGCWWGEVDVTDRGSFACFLDSLTGALGPLDVLVNNAGIMPVTPAVDESAESIQRQLAINVAGVIFGTQLAMERMGPRHSGHVVNVASAAARMGFGGVSTYTATKFAVAGFTEAVALESAASGITFTTVYPGMVRTELSAGLSDHWLLRTCAPEVVADAIVQAVQRGRRSVYVPRRLGPLTAVYGLLPARARVVAMGLLGADHRMLDGDGDVRRSYDSRISHDQKN; encoded by the coding sequence ATGGCAACAACGAACCTGAGGGATCGCGTCGTGGTGGTGACCGGCGGGGCCAGGGGGATCGGCGCGGCGACCGCATCCGCCTTCGTCCGCGCTGGGGCGAAGGTGGCCATCGGCGATGTCGACGTCGAGCAGTCAGAGCGGACGGCGGCCGCAATCGGATGCTGGTGGGGTGAGGTCGACGTGACCGACCGGGGCAGCTTCGCGTGTTTCCTGGACTCCCTCACCGGAGCGCTCGGGCCGCTCGACGTCTTGGTCAACAACGCCGGGATCATGCCGGTGACACCGGCGGTCGACGAGTCGGCCGAGTCGATCCAGCGGCAGCTCGCCATCAATGTCGCCGGGGTCATCTTCGGGACTCAGCTCGCCATGGAGCGGATGGGCCCGCGGCATTCCGGTCACGTGGTCAATGTCGCGTCCGCTGCGGCCCGAATGGGCTTCGGTGGCGTCTCGACCTACACCGCCACGAAGTTCGCGGTCGCCGGTTTTACCGAAGCCGTCGCCCTCGAATCCGCCGCGAGCGGGATCACGTTCACCACCGTGTACCCCGGCATGGTGCGAACCGAGCTGTCCGCGGGGCTGTCCGACCACTGGCTCCTGCGGACCTGTGCCCCCGAGGTCGTCGCCGACGCGATTGTCCAGGCAGTGCAGCGTGGCCGGCGATCGGTGTACGTTCCGCGCCGGCTCGGCCCGCTGACGGCGGTCTATGGCCTGCTGCCGGCGCGGGCCCGTGTCGTGGCGATGGGCCTGCTCGGTGCCGACCACCGGATGCTCGACGGTGACGGCGACGTCCGCCGGTCCTACGACTCGCGAATCAGCCACGACCAGAAGAACTGA
- a CDS encoding site-2 protease family protein — MSVRPLRQSVRPSPVFLVIVAITVAGGVLAWLSAETVRPLAYVGVFIFVIAGWLVSLCLHEFGHAYTAWRFGDHDVAVRGYLTLNPLKYSSPLLSLGLPLLFIALGGIGLPGGAVYVRTWFMTPRQRTLVSLAGPAANLVLAVVLLAATRLFYDHGHGVFWSAVAFLGFLQITALLLNLLPIPGLDGYGALEPHLSPETQRAVAPAKQFGFLFLLLLLLAPAANQWFFSVVFWFFDLSGVPGGLASIGSQLTRFWSAFT, encoded by the coding sequence GTGAGTGTTCGCCCGCTGCGCCAGTCGGTGCGGCCCAGCCCCGTCTTCCTGGTGATTGTGGCGATCACCGTCGCCGGCGGCGTACTGGCCTGGCTATCCGCCGAAACTGTGCGGCCCCTGGCCTATGTCGGCGTGTTCATCTTCGTCATCGCCGGCTGGCTGGTGTCGCTGTGCCTGCACGAATTCGGCCACGCGTACACGGCCTGGCGTTTCGGTGACCATGACGTCGCGGTTCGGGGCTACCTGACCCTCAACCCACTCAAATACTCCAGCCCACTGCTGTCGCTGGGACTGCCGCTGCTGTTCATCGCCCTGGGCGGTATCGGGTTGCCGGGCGGAGCGGTCTACGTCCGTACCTGGTTCATGACGCCGCGTCAGCGCACCCTCGTCAGCCTGGCCGGTCCGGCCGCCAACCTCGTGCTGGCCGTCGTCCTACTGGCGGCCACCCGGCTGTTCTACGACCACGGCCACGGAGTGTTCTGGTCAGCGGTGGCGTTCCTGGGCTTCCTGCAGATCACGGCGCTGCTGCTGAACCTGCTGCCGATTCCGGGGCTGGACGGCTATGGCGCGCTCGAGCCGCATCTGAGCCCCGAGACGCAGCGCGCGGTGGCCCCGGCCAAGCAGTTCGGGTTCCTGTTCCTGCTGCTCCTGCTGCTCGCGCCGGCGGCGAACCAATGGTTCTTCTCGGTGGTGTTCTGGTTCTTCGATCTGTCCGGCGTGCCCGGCGGCCTGGCCTCGATCGGCTCGCAGCTGACCCGGTTCTGGTCTGCCTTCACCTGA
- a CDS encoding aldehyde dehydrogenase family protein — protein sequence MNDPAETVSGVVAQLRAGLEIPYVIEAINYHSRRAPRLLADRRPRPHGMLAITKRQLIIQRPYPVVGVITPWNFPLGLSLLDAVPALLAGCAVVVKPSELTPSAVSAAIAGWADIGAPHVLDVVCGGAEHGAAVADSVDFIQFTGSARTGRAIARAAAERLVPCALELGGKDAMIVLDDADVSRAANAAVWGAMANCGQMCVSVERVYVESAVYDAFVSHVAAKAAALRSGVDIGTFTSPAQAAVVQRHLDDALTRGATALVGGHRSDAPTVLIDTDHAMLCMTEETFGPLLPVVRVADEDEAVRLANDSRYGLSAVVFSGDRRRAERVARRIDAGSVNINDVFANLFTLTLPQAGWKESGLGARGGSDAVAKFCRPQAIVSSRLGFTRELTWYPYTPLRRAIMRWVSRLIGARDVRRRFGWR from the coding sequence GTGAACGACCCGGCCGAAACGGTGAGCGGTGTCGTCGCTCAGCTGCGGGCGGGTTTGGAGATTCCCTACGTCATCGAGGCGATCAACTACCACAGCAGGCGAGCACCGCGATTGCTCGCCGACCGTCGTCCACGTCCCCACGGCATGCTCGCGATCACCAAGCGGCAGTTGATCATTCAACGTCCCTACCCGGTGGTCGGTGTCATCACGCCGTGGAACTTCCCGCTTGGCCTGTCGCTTCTGGACGCGGTGCCGGCGTTGCTGGCCGGCTGCGCGGTCGTGGTCAAACCGTCCGAACTGACCCCGTCGGCGGTGTCCGCGGCGATCGCCGGGTGGGCGGACATCGGTGCGCCGCACGTTCTCGATGTGGTGTGCGGCGGTGCCGAGCACGGGGCCGCGGTGGCCGACAGCGTCGACTTCATCCAGTTCACCGGGTCCGCGCGCACCGGACGCGCCATCGCGAGGGCAGCCGCGGAGCGCCTGGTGCCCTGTGCGCTGGAACTGGGCGGCAAGGACGCCATGATCGTGCTCGACGACGCGGACGTGAGCCGGGCCGCCAACGCCGCCGTATGGGGCGCGATGGCCAACTGCGGTCAGATGTGTGTGTCCGTCGAACGGGTCTACGTCGAGTCGGCGGTCTACGACGCGTTCGTATCCCACGTGGCGGCCAAGGCGGCCGCGTTGCGCAGCGGAGTCGACATCGGCACATTCACCAGCCCTGCGCAGGCGGCCGTCGTGCAGCGGCATCTCGACGATGCCCTCACCCGCGGGGCGACGGCCCTGGTCGGGGGTCACCGCAGTGACGCACCGACGGTCCTCATCGATACCGACCACGCCATGCTGTGCATGACCGAGGAGACCTTCGGCCCGCTGCTGCCCGTCGTGCGCGTCGCCGATGAGGACGAAGCCGTGCGGCTGGCTAACGATTCTCGGTACGGCCTGTCCGCGGTGGTGTTCAGCGGGGACCGGCGTCGTGCCGAACGCGTCGCACGGCGGATCGACGCGGGCTCGGTCAACATCAACGACGTCTTCGCCAACCTGTTCACGCTGACCCTGCCGCAAGCCGGCTGGAAAGAATCCGGCCTCGGCGCGCGCGGCGGCAGCGATGCGGTGGCGAAATTCTGCAGACCGCAAGCGATCGTGAGCTCACGACTCGGCTTCACCCGCGAGCTCACCTGGTACCCGTACACCCCGCTGCGCCGAGCGATCATGCGGTGGGTGTCGCGGTTGATCGGCGCACGAGACGTGCGACGCCGGTTCGGATGGAGATGA